A genome region from Christensenella minuta includes the following:
- a CDS encoding ribokinase — MEKDKNRILCMGSINMDLNMFMERMPAPAETVATDNFTTCPGGKSGNQAVAAARLGGKVGFFGKLGDDMFSKELLAAMQGDGVDTSNILVEPGATAGVAMIRIDAEGINSISFTPGANALITPGDVKEHEALFEQYGFLLITAEIPLPTVFAAVRMAKSKGMTVVMDVAPVPKEPIPPDIPPLLDFIKPNEIEAGQLAEMKVTDDASARECMEILRRLGYRHPLITLGKDGCLAWTGKEAQKFLPPKVNAIDTTAAGDVFLGAFTAALSNGQEIAEAVEFASVASAISTTVKGAQRSIPMRDQVEEFMKQERKG, encoded by the coding sequence ATGGAAAAGGATAAGAACCGCATTTTGTGCATGGGCAGTATTAACATGGATCTCAACATGTTCATGGAGCGTATGCCCGCGCCCGCCGAAACGGTGGCAACGGACAATTTCACGACCTGCCCGGGCGGAAAAAGCGGAAACCAGGCGGTAGCAGCGGCACGGCTGGGGGGAAAGGTTGGTTTTTTCGGTAAGCTTGGCGACGATATGTTCAGCAAAGAATTGCTGGCCGCCATGCAGGGAGACGGGGTAGATACTTCCAATATCCTGGTAGAGCCGGGCGCGACGGCAGGCGTCGCTATGATTCGGATCGATGCCGAAGGGATCAATTCAATTTCCTTTACGCCGGGTGCAAACGCGCTCATAACGCCTGGGGATGTAAAAGAGCACGAAGCGCTTTTTGAACAGTACGGATTTTTGCTGATTACGGCTGAAATCCCGTTGCCTACTGTCTTTGCGGCGGTTCGTATGGCAAAAAGCAAGGGAATGACGGTCGTGATGGATGTGGCGCCTGTTCCTAAAGAGCCCATCCCCCCGGATATTCCTCCGCTGCTGGATTTTATCAAGCCAAACGAGATCGAGGCAGGACAGCTTGCGGAAATGAAGGTCACGGATGACGCATCGGCCCGGGAGTGTATGGAGATCCTGCGCAGACTGGGATACCGTCATCCGCTTATCACGCTTGGAAAAGATGGCTGTCTGGCGTGGACCGGAAAAGAAGCGCAGAAATTCCTGCCGCCCAAGGTAAATGCGATCGATACCACGGCAGCGGGCGACGTTTTCCTTGGCGCATTCACCGCCGCGCTTTCAAACGGGCAGGAAATTGCGGAGGCAGTTGAATTTGCTTCCGTTGCTTCCGCCATCAGCACGACTGTAAAGGGAGCGCAGAGGTCGATCCCCATGCGCGATCAGGTGGAAGAGTTCATGAAGCAGGAAAGGAAAGGTTAA
- a CDS encoding sugar phosphate isomerase/epimerase family protein encodes MKLGIHAYEWCSEWSNDTLDIIDKVKEWGFDFIEIPLMRLDLFDPKAVRERLDGFEVATSNVLLADDVDVTSFDPEVRRNGVNYLKDCVKASAEAGAKMFSGVIYSQYLKDAQKMPSEEEWQFSADSMREIARYAADFGMSIAFEPVTRYESYLLNTAEEAVRLVDMIGEPNVFIHLDSYHMNVEEKNFHDAVVTAGSKLSNFHMCENDRGIPGTGHVDWDGIFRAFQEIGFDGYLGFEGFSDCTDNMSTWVWRKLAPDGDTFVRESIAFAKKMMQKYEV; translated from the coding sequence ATGAAATTAGGAATACACGCGTACGAATGGTGCAGCGAATGGTCGAATGACACGCTGGACATCATTGATAAAGTAAAGGAATGGGGGTTTGATTTCATCGAAATTCCGCTGATGCGCCTTGATCTTTTCGACCCCAAGGCGGTCAGGGAGCGTCTCGACGGGTTTGAAGTGGCAACGTCAAACGTATTGCTTGCCGATGATGTAGACGTCACCTCCTTCGATCCGGAAGTACGGAGAAACGGCGTAAATTACCTGAAGGACTGTGTCAAGGCGTCCGCTGAAGCAGGCGCAAAAATGTTTTCGGGCGTGATCTATTCGCAATACTTAAAGGATGCCCAAAAGATGCCCTCCGAGGAAGAGTGGCAGTTCAGCGCGGACAGCATGCGCGAGATTGCGCGGTATGCGGCGGATTTTGGCATGTCGATTGCGTTTGAGCCGGTCACCCGGTATGAATCCTATTTGCTCAATACGGCAGAAGAAGCCGTGCGCCTGGTAGACATGATTGGCGAACCAAACGTATTTATTCACCTTGACTCCTATCACATGAATGTAGAGGAAAAAAATTTCCACGATGCGGTCGTGACAGCGGGAAGCAAGCTTTCCAATTTCCATATGTGCGAAAACGACCGTGGGATACCGGGGACGGGCCATGTGGACTGGGACGGAATCTTCCGTGCTTTTCAGGAAATTGGCTTCGATGGTTATCTGGGATTTGAAGGGTTTTCCGACTGCACGGACAATATGAGTACATGGGTGTGGCGCAAGCTCGCACCGGATGGAGATACGTTTGTCCGGGAAAGCATTGCTTTCGCAAAAAAGATGATGCAGAAATACGAAGTATGA
- a CDS encoding EutN/CcmL family microcompartment protein has protein sequence MQLAKVVGNAKSITKSDELYGAELLVAVPVDMRTMQAEGQPFLVADKLGAQEGQIVVCAAVCTFQQGDAAINMVVAIPEALTWDGEERLSQNIKGETEEAEIKPDPSLEEIDPVCDLTAEFKALHRELDQLSEKEEPSQNTNSVPYEEYAKYLTTDFEPVDVPPEIPKEQNAELEKRQSYTRVGYRSEKKK, from the coding sequence ATGCAATTAGCCAAGGTTGTGGGAAATGCAAAAAGCATCACAAAATCCGATGAATTATATGGGGCGGAGCTTCTTGTTGCGGTCCCGGTCGATATGAGGACGATGCAGGCGGAGGGCCAGCCTTTTTTAGTGGCCGATAAGCTTGGGGCGCAGGAAGGGCAGATCGTGGTGTGCGCCGCCGTATGCACCTTTCAGCAGGGAGACGCCGCCATCAATATGGTGGTCGCCATTCCGGAAGCGCTGACATGGGACGGAGAAGAACGGCTGAGCCAGAATATCAAAGGAGAAACGGAAGAAGCGGAAATAAAACCCGATCCCTCATTGGAGGAGATTGACCCGGTTTGCGACCTTACGGCGGAATTCAAAGCGCTGCACCGTGAGCTTGACCAGCTTTCCGAGAAAGAAGAGCCCAGCCAGAATACCAACTCCGTTCCCTACGAGGAATATGCGAAATATTTGACGACTGATTTTGAGCCGGTTGACGTGCCCCCGGAAATACCGAAGGAACAGAACGCCGAACTGGAAAAACGGCAGAGCTATACGCGTGTCGGATACAGAAGTGAAAAGAAAAAATAA
- the mtnA gene encoding S-methyl-5-thioribose-1-phosphate isomerase, whose translation METIFDMETVALDDEDSALLILDQTQLPGRREILRLKDQKSIWDAIYLLQVRGAPAIGVSAAFGIYLAAKEINETDFDAFYTKFEAARDYLDSARPTAVNLSWALRRMDGVVRANKEKPIEEIKKLLLREANEIKAEDIRVCRAIGENGLALLKPGMGLLTHCNAGQLATAKYGTATAPMYLGQERGYGFHVFCDETRPLLQGARLTAFELTQAGIDTTLICDNMAPSVMKQGWVDAVFVGCDRVAENGDTANKIGTSYVALAAKRFKIPFYVCAPTSTIDMSCKTGGDIHIELRSAEEVTEMWYEKRMAPEGVKVYNPAFDVTDAEFITAIITEHGVAYPPYDASLKEIFERKAKAEK comes from the coding sequence ATGGAGACGATTTTTGATATGGAGACAGTGGCGCTCGACGACGAGGACAGCGCCCTTTTGATTCTTGACCAAACCCAACTGCCCGGACGGCGGGAGATATTGCGGCTGAAAGACCAGAAAAGTATCTGGGATGCAATCTACCTGCTTCAGGTGCGCGGCGCGCCGGCGATTGGCGTTTCCGCGGCATTTGGCATCTATCTTGCGGCAAAAGAAATTAACGAAACGGATTTTGACGCGTTTTATACGAAATTCGAGGCGGCGAGGGACTATCTGGATTCGGCTCGCCCGACAGCGGTAAACCTTTCGTGGGCGCTGCGGCGAATGGATGGGGTTGTGCGCGCAAACAAAGAAAAGCCGATCGAAGAGATCAAAAAATTACTCCTGCGGGAAGCCAATGAGATCAAGGCGGAAGATATTCGCGTATGCAGGGCGATTGGCGAGAATGGCCTTGCCCTCCTGAAACCCGGAATGGGCCTTTTGACGCACTGCAATGCAGGACAGCTGGCCACCGCTAAATATGGCACGGCGACTGCGCCGATGTATCTCGGACAGGAGCGGGGATATGGTTTTCACGTGTTTTGCGATGAGACGCGTCCGTTGCTGCAGGGAGCGCGGCTTACGGCTTTTGAATTGACGCAGGCGGGGATCGATACGACATTGATCTGCGACAATATGGCGCCTTCCGTCATGAAACAGGGATGGGTAGACGCCGTATTTGTCGGCTGCGATCGTGTTGCGGAAAACGGCGACACAGCCAATAAAATCGGAACATCCTATGTAGCGCTGGCGGCAAAACGGTTCAAAATTCCGTTTTATGTATGCGCGCCGACCTCAACGATCGATATGAGCTGTAAAACAGGCGGCGATATCCATATCGAACTGCGTTCCGCAGAGGAAGTTACGGAAATGTGGTACGAAAAGCGGATGGCGCCGGAGGGCGTGAAGGTCTATAATCCGGCGTTTGATGTGACGGATGCGGAATTTATTACGGCGATCATCACCGAACACGGAGTGGCTTATCCGCCGTACGACGCTTCACTGAAAGAAATTTTTGAGCGGAAAGCAAAGGCGGAAAAATAA
- a CDS encoding class II aldolase/adducin family protein yields the protein MAYLSVHKAKEQILDIGRRMYQKGFVAANDGNISCRIAKDVILATPTGVSKGFMDADMLVEMTLGGEILKQGAYAPSSEVKMHVRAYRENPEIMAVTHAHPPAATAFAIAGLPLDRPLLTEPIVLLGSVPVAKYATPGTQEVPDSIAPFCTTHNAVLLSNHGALTWGKDLLQAFYRLESVEYYAMITMYTENILGKANYLSEKQIEPLLKTRENMGNHCGGEPMCSAKEMNGIDFMPQSGTVREYSTALDSLVERIAQRVAEKLKR from the coding sequence ATGGCATATCTATCTGTGCATAAAGCGAAAGAACAAATACTCGATATCGGCAGGCGGATGTATCAAAAGGGTTTTGTCGCTGCCAATGACGGAAATATCAGCTGCAGGATCGCGAAGGATGTGATCCTGGCCACACCGACAGGCGTATCCAAGGGGTTTATGGATGCGGATATGCTGGTGGAAATGACGCTCGGCGGGGAAATTTTGAAGCAAGGGGCTTATGCGCCGTCCTCGGAAGTGAAAATGCACGTCCGCGCCTACCGGGAAAATCCAGAGATCATGGCGGTGACGCATGCGCATCCGCCAGCTGCGACGGCGTTCGCTATCGCAGGCCTGCCGCTCGACCGTCCGCTGCTGACGGAACCGATCGTACTTCTCGGCAGCGTACCGGTGGCAAAATATGCAACGCCGGGAACGCAGGAGGTGCCGGATTCCATTGCGCCTTTTTGTACGACCCATAACGCGGTACTGCTTTCTAATCACGGCGCGCTTACCTGGGGCAAAGACCTTCTGCAGGCGTTTTACCGGCTGGAATCCGTGGAATATTATGCTATGATTACTATGTATACGGAAAATATTCTGGGCAAAGCGAATTATTTGAGCGAAAAGCAAATCGAGCCCCTTCTCAAGACGCGTGAAAATATGGGAAACCATTGCGGCGGGGAACCGATGTGCAGCGCGAAAGAGATGAACGGCATTGATTTTATGCCGCAGTCAGGAACAGTAAGAGAATATTCGACGGCCCTTGACTCTCTGGTCGAGCGTATTGCGCAGCGGGTCGCGGAAAAGTTAAAACGGTGA
- a CDS encoding RNA polymerase sigma factor gives MDHDITAPRGFEAMYREYFPKIYNYIFYRILSKEDTEDIVSEIFTKTARSADAFDSQKASFNTWIYRIAKNVLIDFYRMRKQTVSIDDETAGVVIPVDFETQMEQISSEKRKIIFEELAKLKERERPVIYYKFFEGYNNREIAALLKMNESTVGTVASRTLAKLRTDSLRRL, from the coding sequence ATGGACCATGATATCACCGCCCCAAGAGGCTTTGAGGCGATGTACCGGGAATATTTCCCGAAGATTTACAACTATATTTTTTACCGCATCCTGTCAAAAGAAGACACTGAAGATATTGTGAGCGAGATTTTCACCAAAACAGCACGAAGCGCTGATGCCTTCGATTCGCAAAAGGCTTCCTTTAATACGTGGATTTATCGGATCGCAAAAAATGTGTTAATCGATTTTTACCGGATGCGGAAACAGACGGTTTCGATTGACGATGAAACGGCGGGCGTTGTTATTCCTGTTGATTTTGAGACCCAAATGGAACAGATTTCTTCTGAAAAGCGCAAAATTATTTTTGAAGAACTGGCGAAGCTAAAAGAACGGGAAAGGCCTGTTATCTATTACAAATTTTTTGAGGGATACAACAACAGGGAAATTGCGGCGTTGCTGAAAATGAATGAAAGCACGGTCGGGACGGTGGCTTCACGGACCCTCGCAAAGCTGAGGACGGATTCGCTGCGCCGGCTCTGA
- a CDS encoding biotin/lipoyl-binding protein codes for MGDLFRKTSLEQAETPEKLDEYIKVTHPGIWSVLIACFAIIVAVAVWLAVGRIPTTMDMKGIIFPGSGVISISAPASGQIQDIRVSTGDTVLPHDVLAVIPQPELLAELQELEAAEQPDEEAIAAKRQEYIDASIVRSQSWGVVLDAKHVYDIVQANEQVVSLARMEEGTNIYQLICYVPADTARRLTTGMEIQACPSYVSREEYGYMYGYIESIGDYPVTDSDIEAAVGSRQYVADILGEGNQIEVRISITLDPKAEGQANSALWSNPAGNAVQLSNGMVCDILVVLDEQKPYELLMGI; via the coding sequence ATGGGAGATCTTTTCCGGAAAACATCGCTTGAACAGGCGGAAACGCCGGAAAAACTGGATGAATATATTAAAGTGACCCATCCGGGTATCTGGAGTGTGCTCATTGCCTGCTTTGCTATTATTGTGGCGGTTGCTGTGTGGCTTGCCGTGGGGCGTATCCCCACAACCATGGATATGAAAGGGATTATATTCCCGGGAAGCGGTGTTATTTCTATTAGCGCGCCGGCCTCGGGGCAGATTCAGGATATACGGGTAAGCACGGGAGATACGGTCCTTCCACATGACGTCCTTGCGGTCATTCCCCAGCCGGAGCTGCTTGCGGAGCTTCAGGAACTTGAAGCGGCGGAACAGCCGGATGAGGAAGCTATCGCTGCCAAACGGCAGGAATATATCGATGCGTCGATTGTCCGCTCTCAGTCCTGGGGAGTCGTGCTGGACGCCAAACATGTATATGATATTGTGCAGGCCAACGAGCAGGTCGTAAGCCTCGCCCGGATGGAGGAAGGAACAAATATTTACCAGCTGATTTGTTATGTTCCCGCGGATACCGCACGGCGGCTGACGACCGGAATGGAAATACAGGCGTGCCCTTCCTATGTGTCCCGGGAAGAATATGGCTATATGTACGGATATATCGAAAGTATAGGGGATTATCCCGTGACGGACAGCGATATTGAAGCTGCCGTAGGGAGCAGGCAATATGTAGCGGATATTTTGGGGGAAGGCAACCAGATCGAAGTAAGGATTTCTATTACGCTTGATCCCAAAGCCGAGGGGCAGGCAAATTCCGCCCTTTGGTCAAATCCGGCAGGGAACGCGGTTCAGCTTTCAAACGGCATGGTGTGCGATATTCTTGTGGTATTGGACGAACAAAAGCCGTATGAGCTTTTGATGGGAATTTAA